A single region of the Aeromonas hydrophila subsp. hydrophila ATCC 7966 genome encodes:
- the guaD gene encoding guanine deaminase yields the protein MKNDNSVKAVRGSFFDITRVVSQPEEIEPNARLIEDGLLIIRNGCIDWFGQWEEGKDRIPVQVRVRDYRGKMIVPGFVDTHIHYPQSEMVGAYGEQLLEWLNRHTFPAERRYNDLEYAREMSTFFIKQLLRNGTTTALVFGTVHPESVDALFEAASRINMRMIAGKVMMDRNAPDYLLDTAESSYEQSKALIERWHGNGRLLYAITPRFAPTSTPAQLVMARRLREEYPTTYLHTHLCENKDEIAWVKSLFPEHQGYLDVYHQHGLTGHNCVFAHCVHLEEQEWDCLKETGSTIAFCPTSNLYLGSGLFKLHKAWHKQVKVGMGTDIGAGTTFNMLQTLNEAYKVMQLQGERLSAYQAFYLATLGGAHALGLDEQIGSFAVGKEADFVVLDPVATPLQQLRYDNSTTLRDKLFVLLTLGDDRSIYRTYVDGQLVHERG from the coding sequence ATGAAAAACGACAACTCCGTCAAGGCGGTGCGCGGCAGCTTCTTTGACATCACCCGGGTGGTGAGCCAGCCCGAGGAGATAGAGCCCAATGCCCGCCTCATCGAAGACGGCCTGCTGATCATCCGCAACGGCTGCATCGATTGGTTCGGCCAGTGGGAGGAGGGCAAGGATCGCATTCCGGTCCAGGTACGGGTGCGCGACTATCGCGGCAAGATGATAGTGCCGGGCTTTGTCGACACCCACATCCACTACCCGCAAAGCGAGATGGTGGGGGCCTATGGCGAGCAGCTGCTGGAGTGGCTCAACCGCCATACCTTCCCGGCCGAGCGGCGCTACAACGATCTCGAGTACGCCCGCGAGATGTCCACCTTCTTCATCAAGCAGCTGCTGCGAAACGGCACCACCACGGCGCTGGTGTTCGGCACCGTCCACCCCGAATCGGTGGATGCCCTGTTCGAGGCGGCCAGCCGCATCAACATGCGGATGATCGCCGGCAAGGTGATGATGGATCGCAACGCGCCAGATTATCTGCTGGATACTGCCGAGAGCAGCTATGAGCAGAGCAAGGCGCTCATCGAGCGCTGGCACGGCAACGGCCGCTTGCTCTACGCCATCACGCCGCGCTTTGCCCCTACCTCGACTCCGGCGCAGCTGGTGATGGCGAGACGACTGCGCGAAGAGTACCCGACGACCTATCTGCACACCCATCTGTGCGAGAACAAGGACGAGATAGCCTGGGTCAAATCCCTCTTCCCAGAGCATCAGGGCTATCTCGACGTCTATCACCAGCATGGGCTGACCGGCCACAACTGTGTGTTTGCCCACTGCGTCCATCTGGAAGAGCAGGAGTGGGATTGCCTGAAGGAGACGGGCTCCACCATCGCGTTTTGTCCCACCTCGAATCTGTATCTCGGCAGTGGGCTCTTCAAGCTGCACAAGGCGTGGCACAAGCAGGTGAAGGTGGGGATGGGCACCGACATCGGCGCCGGCACCACCTTCAACATGCTGCAGACCCTCAACGAGGCCTACAAGGTGATGCAGTTGCAGGGCGAGCGCCTCTCGGCCTATCAGGCCTTCTACCTGGCCACCCTGGGCGGTGCCCATGCGCTCGGGCTGGACGAGCAGATCGGCAGCTTCGCGGTGGGCAAGGAGGCGGATTTCGTGGTGCTCGACCCGGTCGCCACCCCGCTGCAGCAGCTGCGTTATGACAACTCCACCACCTTGCGCGACAAGCTGTTCGTGCTGCTGACCCTGGGGGATGACAGATCCATCTACCGCACCTATGTGGATGGTCAGCTGGTGCACGAGCGGGGCTGA
- a CDS encoding NCS2 family permease encodes MDGAVADKGAAAGRQPAGGALDRYFMISERGSNVRQEVLAGLTTFLAMVYSVIVVPSMLGKAGFPPGAVFVATCLVAGFGSLLMGLWAKLPMAIGCAISLTAFTAFSLVLGQQISIPVALGAVFLMGVLFTAISVTGVRSWILDNLPMGIAHGTGIGIGLFLLLIAANGVGLVIKNPLEGLPVALGAFTSMPVIMSLIGLAVIVGLEKLKVPGGILLVIIAISIFGLIFDPAVKYQGLFAMPSLADEQGKSLIFSLDIMGALSPLVLPSVLALVMTAVFDATGTIRAVAGQANLLDKDGHIINSGKALSADSISSIFSGLVGAAPAAVYIESAAGTAAGGKTGLTATVVGVLFLLMLFLSPLSYLVPAYATAPALMYVGLLMLSNVARLDFDDFVGAMSGLLCAVFIVLTCNIVTGIMLGFSALVIGRICSKEWRKLNVGTVIIALALVLFYAGGWAI; translated from the coding sequence ATGGACGGGGCAGTTGCGGACAAGGGGGCGGCGGCGGGACGACAGCCCGCCGGCGGCGCACTCGATCGCTACTTCATGATCAGCGAGCGGGGCAGCAACGTGCGCCAGGAGGTGCTGGCGGGGCTCACCACCTTCCTCGCCATGGTCTATTCGGTGATCGTGGTGCCCAGCATGCTCGGCAAGGCGGGCTTTCCCCCCGGCGCCGTGTTCGTGGCCACCTGTCTGGTGGCGGGCTTTGGTTCGCTGCTGATGGGGCTCTGGGCCAAGCTGCCGATGGCCATCGGCTGCGCCATCTCGCTCACCGCCTTTACCGCCTTCAGCCTGGTGCTGGGGCAGCAGATCTCCATTCCGGTGGCCCTCGGCGCCGTCTTTCTGATGGGGGTGCTGTTCACTGCCATCTCGGTGACCGGGGTGCGCAGCTGGATCCTCGATAACCTGCCGATGGGGATCGCCCACGGCACCGGCATCGGCATCGGGCTCTTCTTGCTGCTGATCGCCGCCAACGGGGTGGGGCTGGTGATCAAGAACCCGCTGGAGGGGCTGCCGGTGGCGCTGGGGGCCTTCACCTCCATGCCGGTCATCATGTCTCTCATCGGGCTGGCGGTCATCGTCGGGCTGGAGAAGCTCAAGGTGCCGGGCGGGATCCTGCTGGTGATCATCGCCATCTCCATTTTCGGTCTCATCTTCGATCCGGCGGTCAAGTACCAGGGGCTGTTTGCCATGCCGAGCCTCGCCGACGAGCAGGGCAAGTCCCTCATCTTCAGCCTGGACATCATGGGGGCGCTCTCGCCGCTGGTGCTGCCAAGCGTGCTGGCGCTGGTGATGACGGCGGTGTTTGATGCCACCGGCACCATTCGCGCCGTGGCGGGGCAGGCCAATCTGCTGGACAAGGATGGCCACATTATCAACAGCGGCAAGGCGCTCAGCGCCGACTCCATCAGCAGCATCTTCTCCGGTCTGGTGGGGGCCGCGCCGGCCGCCGTCTACATCGAATCGGCGGCGGGCACGGCGGCTGGCGGCAAGACCGGCCTCACCGCCACCGTGGTGGGGGTCTTGTTCCTGTTGATGCTGTTCCTCTCGCCGCTCTCCTACCTGGTGCCGGCCTATGCCACCGCGCCGGCGCTGATGTACGTGGGGCTGCTGATGCTGAGCAACGTCGCCCGGCTCGACTTCGATGACTTCGTCGGCGCCATGTCCGGCCTGCTGTGCGCCGTCTTCATCGTGCTCACCTGCAACATCGTCACCGGCATCATGCTGGGCTTCAGTGCCCTGGTGATCGGCCGCATCTGCTCGAAGGAGTGGCGCAAGCTCAACGTCGGCACCGTCATCATCGCCCTGGCGCTGGTGCTCTTCTACGCTGGCGGCTGGGCCATCTAG
- the xdhA gene encoding xanthine dehydrogenase molybdenum-binding subunit XdhA, which translates to MSIGLPLKRVDAEAKVTGSARYTDDNIMLGMRHAKYVRSSIAHGKVLTIDANEALALHGVEAVFTHEDVPTTCFRTAGHAWSLDETKRDVKDRRLLTDHVRHFGDGVAIVVARDPLVAEKAAALVKVTYEPLPVMTDAASALAEGAYPIHPTGNLLRQSQIRAGEPEQAIAAADLQFKGHYQTPVVQHCHLETVTCYAYMDQPDHIIVVTSTQIPQIVRSRVAKSLGLPWSSVRVIKPYMGGGFGNKQDVLEEPMAAFLSYKLGGVPVKVTLSREECFFASRTRHGFAIDGTLGISRDGVLKGYQLDVLSNTGGYASHGHSIASAGANKISYLYPRSAFGYDAKTFYSNLPTAGAMRGYGAPQVVFALECMLDDACAELRLDPLAVRIANVAREGDVNQVNQKTIYSAGLPECLRRGGEQFEWERLKAECLAQDPASRVRRGIGVACFSYGSNTYPVGVEIAGARMLLNQDGTVNLQIGATEIGQGSDTVFAQMAAQTLGIPFEQIRVISTQDTDITAYDPGSFASRQSYVAAPAIHQAALQLRARILSLAAQLCHQDVGSLTLIDGYVVLAGAPDKVLISVAEVSVNAYYHLTIGGQITSEVSHKTTTNPPSFGCTFVDLSVDIDLCKVTINRIINLHDAGKILNPQLAEGQVHGGMGMGIGWSLFEEMIIDAKTGVVRNPNLLDYKFPTMLDLPELECDFVQTYEPQSVYGHKSLGEPPIISPGPAIRNAIRMATGVAINELPITPKTLFREFVAAGLIGEGAGEEQRHV; encoded by the coding sequence ATGTCCATAGGATTACCGCTCAAGCGGGTGGATGCCGAGGCCAAGGTGACCGGCAGCGCCCGCTACACCGACGACAACATCATGCTTGGCATGCGCCACGCCAAGTACGTGCGAAGCTCCATCGCCCACGGCAAGGTGCTCACCATCGATGCCAACGAAGCGCTGGCCCTGCACGGGGTCGAAGCCGTGTTCACCCACGAGGATGTGCCCACCACCTGTTTTCGCACCGCCGGCCACGCCTGGTCCCTCGATGAGACCAAGCGGGACGTGAAAGACCGCCGCCTGCTCACCGACCATGTGCGCCACTTTGGCGATGGCGTCGCCATCGTGGTGGCCCGCGATCCGCTGGTCGCCGAGAAGGCCGCCGCCCTGGTCAAGGTGACCTACGAGCCGCTGCCGGTGATGACGGATGCGGCCAGCGCCCTGGCCGAGGGGGCTTATCCCATCCACCCAACCGGCAACCTGCTGCGCCAGAGCCAAATCCGGGCGGGAGAGCCGGAGCAGGCCATCGCCGCCGCCGACTTGCAGTTCAAGGGGCACTACCAGACGCCGGTGGTGCAGCACTGTCATCTGGAGACGGTGACCTGTTACGCCTACATGGATCAGCCGGACCACATCATCGTCGTCACCAGCACCCAGATCCCCCAGATTGTGCGCAGCCGGGTGGCCAAATCCCTCGGCTTGCCCTGGTCCAGCGTGCGGGTGATCAAGCCCTACATGGGCGGCGGTTTTGGCAACAAGCAGGATGTGCTGGAAGAGCCGATGGCGGCGTTTCTGAGCTACAAGCTCGGCGGCGTGCCGGTCAAGGTGACCTTGAGCCGGGAGGAGTGCTTTTTTGCTTCTCGTACCCGCCACGGCTTTGCCATCGACGGCACTCTTGGCATCAGCCGGGATGGCGTGCTCAAGGGGTATCAGCTGGACGTGCTCTCCAACACCGGCGGCTATGCCTCCCACGGTCACTCCATCGCCAGCGCCGGCGCCAACAAGATAAGCTACCTCTATCCGCGCAGCGCCTTTGGCTATGACGCCAAAACCTTCTACAGCAACCTGCCCACCGCCGGTGCCATGCGCGGTTACGGCGCGCCCCAGGTGGTGTTTGCCCTCGAATGCATGCTGGACGATGCCTGCGCCGAGCTGCGACTCGACCCGCTTGCGGTGCGCATCGCCAACGTGGCCCGCGAGGGGGATGTCAATCAGGTCAACCAGAAGACCATCTACAGCGCAGGGCTCCCTGAGTGCCTGCGCCGGGGTGGCGAGCAGTTCGAGTGGGAGCGGCTCAAGGCCGAGTGTCTGGCGCAGGATCCGGCGAGCCGGGTACGGCGCGGCATCGGGGTGGCGTGTTTTAGCTATGGCTCCAACACCTATCCGGTGGGGGTGGAGATCGCCGGCGCCCGCATGCTGCTCAATCAGGATGGCACCGTCAATCTGCAGATCGGCGCCACCGAGATAGGGCAGGGGTCGGACACCGTCTTTGCCCAGATGGCGGCCCAGACCTTAGGCATTCCGTTTGAGCAGATCCGGGTCATCTCGACCCAGGATACCGACATTACCGCCTACGATCCGGGCTCATTCGCCTCGCGCCAGAGCTATGTGGCGGCCCCCGCCATCCATCAGGCGGCGCTGCAGCTGCGGGCCCGCATCCTCTCGCTGGCGGCCCAGCTCTGCCATCAGGATGTGGGGTCGCTCACCCTGATCGATGGCTACGTGGTGCTGGCGGGTGCACCGGACAAGGTGCTCATCAGCGTCGCCGAGGTGTCGGTCAACGCCTACTACCACCTCACCATCGGCGGCCAGATCACCTCCGAGGTCTCCCACAAGACCACCACCAACCCGCCGAGCTTTGGCTGCACCTTCGTCGATCTCAGTGTCGACATCGATCTCTGCAAGGTGACCATCAATCGCATCATCAACCTGCACGATGCGGGCAAGATCCTCAACCCGCAGCTGGCGGAGGGGCAGGTGCACGGCGGCATGGGGATGGGGATCGGCTGGTCGCTGTTCGAGGAGATGATCATCGACGCCAAGACCGGCGTGGTGCGCAACCCCAACCTGCTCGACTACAAGTTCCCCACCATGCTGGATTTGCCCGAGCTCGAGTGCGACTTTGTACAGACCTACGAGCCCCAGTCGGTCTATGGCCACAAATCCCTGGGGGAACCGCCCATCATCTCGCCGGGCCCGGCGATCCGTAACGCCATTCGCATGGCGACCGGGGTCGCCATCAACGAGCTGCCCATCACCCCCAAGACCCTGTTTCGGGAGTTTGTCGCGGCGGGTCTGATTGGCGAGGGAGCAGGGGAGGAACAACGCCATGTTTGA
- the xdhB gene encoding xanthine dehydrogenase FAD-binding subunit XdhB, producing the protein MFDIACYYKAHSVAEAVALRQADPEARLLAGGTDVMIQLHHLNAAYRHIVDIHDLPELKGVSELADGAIRIGSGTTFTELIENELVQRRLPMLAEAAATIAGPQIRNVATYGGNICNGATSADSAAPTVALEAELEIAGPNGTRRIPIAGFHTGPGKVALQPAEILVAFHFAPDAHPQVGSHYFKYAMRGAMDIATIGCAAYCQIEDGHFKRLRLAYGVAAPTPVRTPHAEAAAEGQPLTRATLAAIAEAVVADVAPRSSWRAEKEFRLHLIKTLAQRVITCAVERAGGKIL; encoded by the coding sequence ATGTTTGATATTGCCTGTTACTACAAGGCCCACAGCGTGGCCGAGGCGGTCGCCCTGCGCCAGGCCGACCCCGAGGCGCGCCTGCTGGCCGGCGGCACCGATGTGATGATCCAGCTGCATCACCTCAACGCCGCCTATCGTCATATCGTCGATATTCACGACTTGCCCGAGCTCAAGGGGGTGAGCGAGCTGGCCGACGGCGCTATTCGTATCGGCTCTGGCACCACCTTTACCGAGCTCATCGAAAACGAGCTGGTGCAGCGCCGCCTGCCGATGCTGGCCGAAGCCGCCGCCACCATCGCCGGCCCGCAGATCCGCAACGTCGCCACCTATGGCGGCAACATCTGCAACGGCGCCACCAGTGCCGACTCGGCGGCGCCCACCGTCGCGTTGGAGGCTGAGCTGGAGATCGCCGGGCCCAATGGCACGCGCCGCATCCCCATCGCCGGTTTTCACACCGGCCCGGGCAAGGTGGCACTGCAACCGGCGGAGATCCTGGTGGCGTTTCACTTTGCCCCGGACGCGCACCCCCAGGTGGGCTCCCACTACTTCAAGTACGCCATGCGGGGGGCCATGGACATCGCCACCATCGGCTGCGCCGCCTACTGCCAGATTGAGGATGGTCACTTCAAGCGTCTGCGGCTGGCCTACGGGGTGGCGGCACCGACGCCGGTGCGCACCCCGCACGCCGAAGCCGCGGCCGAGGGGCAACCGCTGACCCGTGCCACGCTGGCAGCCATTGCCGAGGCGGTGGTGGCTGACGTGGCGCCGCGCTCCTCCTGGCGGGCAGAAAAGGAATTTCGCCTGCACCTGATCAAAACCCTGGCGCAGCGGGTGATCACCTGCGCCGTCGAACGTGCCGGAGGCAAGATCCTATGA
- the xdhC gene encoding xanthine dehydrogenase iron sulfur-binding subunit XdhC, which yields MMQPQSCPTVAIQCEINGKPYSYAVSPTMSLLHFLRGQGLISVKEGCSVGECGACTVRVDGTAIDSCLYLAVWADGKSIRTVEGERKGNELSDVQQAFIDEGAVQCGFCTPGLVMASAALLDKTERRPLSEAEIRRGLSGNLCRCTGYQNVVRAVKKCCKG from the coding sequence ATGATGCAACCGCAAAGCTGTCCCACTGTTGCGATCCAGTGCGAGATCAACGGCAAGCCTTACTCCTACGCGGTGTCGCCCACCATGTCGCTGCTTCACTTCCTGCGCGGGCAGGGGCTGATCAGCGTGAAAGAGGGGTGCAGTGTCGGTGAGTGCGGCGCCTGTACCGTGCGGGTGGATGGCACGGCCATCGACAGCTGCCTCTATCTGGCGGTGTGGGCCGATGGCAAATCCATTCGCACCGTGGAGGGGGAGCGTAAGGGGAATGAGCTCTCCGACGTGCAACAGGCCTTTATCGACGAGGGGGCGGTGCAGTGCGGCTTTTGCACCCCGGGATTGGTCATGGCGAGCGCCGCCCTGCTCGACAAGACAGAGCGCCGTCCCTTGAGCGAGGCGGAGATCCGCCGCGGCCTGTCGGGGAATCTGTGCCGCTGCACCGGTTATCAGAACGTGGTGCGGGCGGTGAAAAAGTGCTGCAAGGGGTGA
- a CDS encoding ExeM/NucH family extracellular endonuclease: protein MSGRHSLVALAVGLALAGPAQAQLLISEYLEGSGNNKAVELSNLGSDLVDLSQYRLALYANGKPLSESPTNSLTLQGTLAPGATLVLANPSASSEILAKANRTSGNLVFNGDDALVLYRGSEIVDSFGQVGVDPGTAWVSGNVSTLDMTLRRKATVTMGRTDATSPFDPALEYVAAPKDDASGLGCSGDGPCDGTLPPAFVCPVDSLVPVPAIQGPGSSSPLVPAGKFESEQAYATRGVVTQVVSGLYKGFFIQDEQGDGDPATSDGLFVYSTKANAAIVPGAEVCVSGKVKEYFNQTQLNADELVVTRPLGAIPAAVDLLPVAGESLSQLLERHEGMQVRLVPGSSLVVTRNFSFDYDGKRNNLVLAYGAPLIKSTQKFAAMSQEASNWALRNQQNQLVVETDAKAPDGVLPWFPGFNAEDGYLRIGDKLNGLEGALGYSYNLFRLVASNRIDASQIDHSGWDRVETPELAEAGDLRVASFNVLNFFTTVVGGDANPTGSNRGALTVAEFELQRTKIVSAITRLNADVVGLMEIENNGYGDNSAIANLVAALNAAQPDEADHYRWIASPDGQPIGTDAITVGLIYRPAKVTPEGAASLIALPVQQAEAVDASGKPVTINQGMRESLVQRFSSPKGDAPLTLVVNHLKSKGSACFEDYPDYATADPLDGQGHCNALRVSAAKVLGEQLKDLAGDLLLIGDMNAYGMEDPIRVLTDYDPAAQPRHIMSASFTTLAGQPFEESGSALGKGYGYVNLNTRFHGTDTYSYSYEGELGNLDHALANPSLAAKVIGIEDWHINSAESNFFEYGSKYSGQLVKSEGPFSASDHDPVLVAIQYPLPPAGVLSLESAAANVEEGNTLALSVARRDGTYGEASVSYRIAYGSADANDVAPLTGTLHWAVGQSDSQTISIPVKSDTLREGDETFTLELFDPSGATLGEQHQTLVTIKDKLAPSTISLARASLTVNEGQWFAEIPLVRSGDLSKPARARVALDGVTARWGLDFLPWFGQSVSWAAGEGGSKSVKVLIIDDWFVEPTEQFKVSLAALQGGQPGNLQETRVDILDNDKSWWPFGRH, encoded by the coding sequence ATGTCAGGAAGACACTCTCTGGTAGCGCTGGCCGTCGGGCTGGCGCTGGCGGGACCGGCACAGGCACAGCTGCTCATCAGCGAATACCTGGAAGGTTCGGGCAACAACAAGGCGGTGGAGCTGAGCAACCTCGGCAGCGACCTTGTCGATCTCTCCCAATACCGGTTGGCGCTCTACGCCAACGGCAAACCTCTCAGCGAATCACCCACCAACAGCCTGACGCTGCAAGGCACGCTGGCCCCGGGCGCCACCCTGGTGCTGGCCAACCCCTCCGCCAGCAGCGAGATCCTGGCCAAGGCCAACCGCACCAGCGGCAACCTGGTGTTCAACGGTGACGACGCTCTGGTGCTCTATCGCGGCAGCGAAATAGTGGACAGCTTCGGCCAGGTGGGGGTGGATCCGGGCACGGCCTGGGTGTCGGGCAACGTCTCGACCCTGGACATGACCCTGCGCCGCAAGGCCACCGTCACCATGGGCCGGACTGATGCTACGTCGCCTTTCGATCCGGCGCTCGAATACGTGGCGGCCCCGAAAGATGACGCCAGCGGCCTGGGTTGCAGCGGCGATGGTCCCTGCGATGGCACCCTGCCGCCTGCCTTCGTCTGCCCGGTGGATAGCCTGGTGCCGGTGCCCGCCATTCAGGGCCCGGGCAGCAGCAGCCCGCTGGTGCCGGCCGGCAAGTTCGAATCGGAACAAGCCTATGCCACCCGCGGCGTGGTGACTCAGGTGGTCAGCGGCCTCTACAAGGGCTTCTTTATTCAGGATGAGCAGGGGGACGGCGATCCGGCCACCTCCGACGGCCTCTTCGTCTACAGCACCAAGGCCAACGCTGCCATCGTGCCGGGGGCCGAAGTGTGCGTCTCGGGCAAGGTGAAGGAGTATTTCAACCAGACCCAGCTCAACGCCGACGAGCTGGTGGTGACCCGGCCGCTGGGGGCCATCCCGGCCGCGGTGGATCTGCTGCCGGTGGCGGGCGAGAGCTTGAGCCAGCTGCTGGAGCGTCACGAGGGGATGCAGGTACGGCTGGTGCCGGGCTCCAGCCTGGTGGTGACCCGCAACTTCAGCTTCGATTACGACGGCAAGCGCAACAACTTGGTGCTGGCCTATGGCGCACCGCTCATCAAGTCGACCCAGAAATTTGCCGCCATGAGCCAGGAGGCGAGCAACTGGGCCCTGCGCAACCAGCAGAACCAGCTGGTGGTGGAGACCGACGCCAAGGCGCCGGATGGCGTGCTGCCCTGGTTCCCCGGCTTCAACGCCGAAGACGGTTACCTGCGCATCGGCGACAAGCTCAACGGGCTGGAGGGGGCGCTCGGTTACTCCTACAACCTGTTCCGACTGGTGGCCAGCAACCGCATTGACGCGAGCCAGATAGATCACAGCGGCTGGGATCGGGTGGAAACCCCCGAGCTCGCCGAGGCGGGGGATCTGCGGGTCGCCAGCTTCAACGTGCTCAACTTCTTCACCACTGTGGTGGGCGGGGATGCCAACCCCACCGGCAGCAACCGGGGCGCCTTGACGGTGGCGGAGTTCGAGTTGCAGCGCACCAAGATCGTCAGCGCCATCACTCGCCTCAATGCCGACGTGGTGGGGCTGATGGAGATAGAGAACAACGGCTACGGCGACAACTCCGCCATCGCCAACCTGGTGGCGGCCCTCAACGCGGCCCAGCCGGATGAGGCGGATCACTACCGCTGGATTGCCTCGCCGGATGGCCAGCCGATTGGCACCGACGCCATCACGGTGGGGCTCATCTACCGGCCCGCCAAGGTGACCCCGGAGGGGGCCGCCAGCCTCATCGCGCTGCCGGTGCAGCAGGCCGAGGCGGTGGACGCCAGCGGCAAGCCGGTGACCATCAATCAGGGGATGCGCGAGTCGCTGGTACAGCGCTTCAGCTCGCCCAAGGGAGATGCACCGCTGACCCTGGTGGTCAACCATCTCAAGTCCAAGGGCTCCGCCTGCTTCGAGGATTACCCCGATTACGCCACTGCCGATCCGCTGGATGGCCAGGGCCACTGCAACGCGCTGCGGGTCTCCGCCGCCAAGGTGCTGGGGGAACAGCTCAAGGATTTGGCCGGGGATCTGCTGCTCATCGGCGACATGAACGCCTACGGCATGGAGGATCCCATCCGGGTGCTGACCGACTATGATCCGGCCGCTCAACCGCGCCACATCATGAGCGCCTCCTTCACCACTCTGGCGGGCCAGCCCTTCGAAGAGAGCGGCAGCGCCCTTGGCAAGGGGTATGGTTATGTCAACCTCAACACCCGCTTCCACGGCACCGACACCTACTCCTACAGCTATGAAGGGGAGCTCGGCAACCTGGATCACGCCCTGGCAAACCCGAGCCTCGCGGCCAAGGTGATCGGCATCGAGGATTGGCACATCAACTCCGCCGAGAGCAACTTCTTCGAGTACGGCAGCAAGTACAGCGGCCAGCTGGTGAAATCCGAAGGGCCCTTCAGCGCCTCGGATCACGATCCCGTGCTGGTAGCCATCCAGTATCCGCTGCCGCCCGCCGGGGTATTGAGCCTCGAGAGCGCCGCTGCGAACGTGGAGGAGGGCAACACCCTGGCCTTGAGCGTGGCGCGCCGCGACGGCACCTATGGTGAGGCCAGCGTCAGCTACCGCATTGCCTACGGCAGCGCCGATGCCAACGACGTGGCGCCGCTCACTGGCACCCTGCACTGGGCCGTCGGGCAGAGCGACAGTCAGACCATCAGCATCCCGGTGAAGAGCGATACCCTGCGCGAAGGAGACGAGACCTTTACCCTGGAGCTGTTTGACCCGAGTGGCGCGACCCTGGGCGAGCAGCACCAGACCCTGGTGACCATCAAGGACAAGCTGGCGCCGTCCACCATCTCGCTGGCGCGCGCCAGCCTGACGGTGAACGAGGGGCAGTGGTTTGCCGAGATCCCGCTGGTGCGCAGCGGCGATCTGAGCAAGCCGGCCCGGGCCCGGGTGGCCCTTGACGGAGTCACGGCACGCTGGGGGCTGGATTTCCTGCCTTGGTTCGGTCAGTCGGTGAGCTGGGCCGCAGGCGAGGGGGGCAGCAAGTCGGTCAAGGTGCTGATCATCGATGACTGGTTTGTCGAACCCACCGAGCAATTCAAGGTGAGCCTGGCGGCGCTGCAGGGTGGCCAGCCGGGTAACCTGCAGGAGACCCGGGTCGACATTCTGGACAACGACAAGTCCTGGTGGCCCTTCGGTCGCCACTGA
- a CDS encoding glycine zipper 2TM domain-containing protein, which translates to MNKSMLAGVGIGVASALALSAAASGSLFSSQPQFAEVLASKAVTETIKTPRQECRNVSVTHRKPVQDEHKILGTVVGAALGGVLGNQFGGGNGKKVATAAGAVAGGYAGNQVQGNMQAGDTYTTTEQRCKTVQESSTRTLGYDVTYRLAGQEGVIRMNKAPGATIPVKDGKLVIDDPQSGS; encoded by the coding sequence ATGAACAAATCCATGTTGGCAGGAGTCGGGATCGGTGTGGCCTCTGCGCTGGCCTTGTCAGCCGCCGCCAGCGGATCCCTGTTTTCATCACAGCCTCAGTTCGCCGAAGTGCTGGCCAGCAAAGCGGTGACCGAGACCATCAAGACCCCCCGTCAGGAGTGTCGCAACGTCAGCGTGACCCACCGCAAACCGGTGCAGGACGAGCACAAGATCCTGGGTACCGTGGTCGGTGCGGCGCTGGGCGGGGTGCTCGGCAACCAGTTTGGTGGCGGCAACGGCAAGAAGGTGGCGACCGCCGCAGGCGCCGTGGCGGGTGGCTATGCCGGCAACCAGGTGCAGGGCAACATGCAGGCCGGTGATACCTACACCACCACCGAACAGCGCTGCAAGACGGTGCAAGAGAGCAGCACCCGCACCCTTGGCTATGACGTCACCTACCGCCTCGCCGGTCAGGAAGGGGTGATCCGCATGAACAAGGCCCCCGGCGCCACCATCCCGGTCAAGGATGGCAAGCTGGTGATCGACGACCCCCAGAGCGGCAGCTGA